CCGGAGAGTATGATCTGGCGGGATTTAGTGTGGGTGTGGTGGAAAAAAGCCAAATCCTAGACGGATCGCAACTTCAGATCGGGGACGTGGCGATCGCCCTTGCCAGCCAAGGGGTTCACAGTAACGGTTTTAGTTTAGTGCGTCGAATTATTGAGGTGGGAGGATACGGTCTGGGCGATCGCCCCTCCCAACTCGGCGGGCAGTCGTTAGGGGAGAATCTTTTGACCCCGACCCGGATTTATGTCAAACCCGTCCTTGCCGCCCGCCAAGCCGGACTTACCATCCACGGCATGGCACACATTACGGGGGGAGGATTGCCGGAAAACTTGTCCCGATGCCTAGGGGCAGGGCAGGCGATCCAGGTTGATCCGAATGCCTGGACGCCATTGCCGATTTTTCAGTGGATTGCAGAGGCCGGGGATGTGGCGCGACTGGAGATGTTTAACACCTTCAATATGGGTGTGGGCTTTGTGGTGATTGTGCCCCCAGAGCAGGCGGAGCAGGCGATCGCCCATTTCCAGAATCAGGACATCGCCGCCGTTCCGATTGGTCAGGTAATCCCAGGCAATGGTGACCTGGTGATGGACGTTTAGCCCTGGGCAAACAGGAGCCACACCCCGGCGATCGCCACCAAGACACCCAAAACCGCTCGCGGACTGACGCGATCGCCCATGGCCATTGCAATTGGAATCACAAACAGTGGGCTGGTGGCTCCTAAAGCTTGGGCAATTCCGGCAGCGGTGAACTTGAGGGCGGTTTGCTGAAGCCAAATGGCTAGGTAGGTGCTGAAGAAGGCCGTGAGCGCAATGATCCCGATTAAACGGTGCGATCGCCGGATAGTCCAAAAGGCCGCACTCTGGTTTCGTACCGTAACCAGCACCAGCAGCACCAGGACTCCAGCAATGATCCGGATCAGCATGCTCCACAGGGGACTGATGTTGCTGCCGACTAGAGCACTCCGGGACAGCACCGCTCCACTGGCTTGGGCAAAGGCGGCAATCAGGCCAAAAATAATGCCGGGACGGGGACGGGTTTGAAAGTCGGGGGTGTCGGGGGTGCGCTCGAACACAACCCACGCGACGCCCAGAACGGTCAGGCCAATGCCCAGCCACGCATCCAGGGAGAGAGATTCATCTAGAAACATCCAG
This DNA window, taken from Synechococcales cyanobacterium T60_A2020_003, encodes the following:
- a CDS encoding phosphoribosylformylglycinamidine cyclo-ligase is translated as MDYREAGVDIEAGRAFVGNIRDLVESTRRPEVLGGLGGFSGLFQLSSQYQEPVLVSGTDGVGTKLKLAHQCDRHDTVGIDLVAMCVNDVLTCGAEPLFFLDYLATGALKPDQLTQVVAGIAAGCRMAGCALLGGETAEMPGFYQPGEYDLAGFSVGVVEKSQILDGSQLQIGDVAIALASQGVHSNGFSLVRRIIEVGGYGLGDRPSQLGGQSLGENLLTPTRIYVKPVLAARQAGLTIHGMAHITGGGLPENLSRCLGAGQAIQVDPNAWTPLPIFQWIAEAGDVARLEMFNTFNMGVGFVVIVPPEQAEQAIAHFQNQDIAAVPIGQVIPGNGDLVMDV
- a CDS encoding DMT family transporter; translated protein: PDTTPTAIALLMLSGAIGIGLGDTAYFESLNCLGARRGLLLESLAPPIAALIAWMFLDESLSLDAWLGIGLTVLGVAWVVFERTPDTPDFQTRPRPGIIFGLIAAFAQASGAVLSRSALVGSNISPLWSMLIRIIAGVLVLLVLVTVRNQSAAFWTIRRSHRLIGIIALTAFFSTYLAIWLQQTALKFTAAGIAQALGATSPLFVIPIAMAMGDRVSPRAVLGVLVAIAGVWLLFAQG